TCGATTCTCCCGCCGGTAATTTGCCCTCGAGCAATTGCGCGACGTTTTGGCCAAGAACATTACAAATGTAAACGCGGGCTTCCACGCCTGCCGGGGCAGAGAACGGCCATTGCGCCTGCTGCCCGCGGTGAATCGGATTTGGATACGCCGGACGCAATGCAAATTCATTCGGCGGCGCTGCGTCGTTGTTCACCGATACGCCGGTTAAAGCGTCCACATAAATGACGATGGAAGCCGTCGGTTGTGAAGGTGAACGATATCGAAAAAACCAGAACAAACGATTTGGTGTGCCGGGCCTGGCAAACCCCAACACCGCCTCGATGATGGCATTGGGGTACATCTGCCGGAAGCTCGCGCCGCCAAGCAATTCCGCCGTCGGTCCGGTTTTGTCGGTGTCGAGCCAGCCGGCGGGAATCGGCATTTTGGGACCGTCGGTCACATTTTCCTGCACGGCAAGCTCGCCGAAAAGGGTGATAAACTGACGCAACGAATCTTTGCTGGTGGAGTGATAGACGAAAATCCACGCCAGCGCCGTGCCGTCGATGGGAGAAAATCCCGCTCCGGGCGGCGTGCCAACGAGAACGAGCTTGGCATCCGGCGTCCAGCGCAGCGCCGCGGTTTGGGCCACGGGCAAATTCGGCAGCGCCGAGGTCGCGCGCAAAATCGAAAGCGTTTTTCCCGTGCGCAGATCAAGCAAAATCGCGGCAAAGCGTCCGCTGGCGGCATCGGTGTATTGGATGAACCAACCCTGCTGCGGCTGGCGCGCGGTTTTTTTCAAGGACGTTTGTGATTCGCGCGGCTGAAATTTCTGGCGCAGACCGAAGCGCAAGGCTGATTCCCGACGCGCCGCCAATCCTTCGTCGCCGCCAAACTCAAAAGGCCCGGCAAATCCGAAAATTTCGGCATTGGGAAATTTTTGCAAAAAGTTTCTGCCCACCCGCGCTTGCGCCGTGTCCATCGCGACTTTGCTGTCGATCCAATCCGCCGGCAGCGGCAAATCCAGCGTGTCGCCTTCATCAAAAATCGGGAAGCAGATCACATCGCTGCCGCCAAAACCGAAATTTCTTTTGGTGGTCGGCGAATAGAAAAGATAGCCCCAAAACGTCGATTTGCCGTCCACGCCCAAATTTCCTGCCGCCAGCGCCACCAACTGCGCATCGCTGCGCACGGCTTTGGCAATGTTCTCGATGGCGGGTGAATAAAGCTCGCGCGCGGTTTTTGGCGTGGGATTGCGCAGGGTGATGTTGATGCCGGACAAACTGCCGCCCGCCGGCAGCGTGAATGGATTCACCAATTTGTTGGCATCGGGATCATAACCGCCGATGGGATCGACGTTGCCGGGGTTGATTTGTCCGTCGAGATTCACATCTTTGATGCTCAACGCAAAATAACTGCCGCCGGGCAAAAACGGAATGGTGTAGCCGCCGTTGCTGTTGGCGATGGCAAAACCGACCGTCGCGCCCTCATCCAACGCGCTGAAGACGCCTACCACCGCGCCGTCGCCGCCGCCGGAATAACTGACCGTGCCGCTCACCGAGCCGCTTGGCAGCGCCGGCCCGGTCGAAAACGTTACCGTCGCCGCACGCGCCAGCGGCGTGCGCGAGGCATCGCGTGCGCCGAGGACCAAAAGCACATAACGCGTGTTGGCTTGCAGATTGAGATTTTGCAGGCGAATCGTGCGAAGATCGCTGCTGTATGTGACCGTCGGATCGCTGAAGGCGGTGTCGGGATGCAGCTCGAAATTGACCGGCAGTTCCGTGTCTGAAAAACGAAAGCTCGTATCGAGAGCGGCGCTGAAGGTGATGCTGATGGCGGCGTTGGTG
The candidate division KSB1 bacterium DNA segment above includes these coding regions:
- a CDS encoding Ig-like domain-containing protein — protein: MAKRKIFSAKNIFIVLAALIFPGISSTARAQFNVASISPAHGSLNVPTNAAISITFSAALDTSFRFSDTELPVNFELHPDTAFSDPTVTYSSDLRTIRLQNLNLQANTRYVLLVLGARDASRTPLARAATVTFSTGPALPSGSVSGTVSYSGGGDGAVVGVFSALDEGATVGFAIANSNGGYTIPFLPGGSYFALSIKDVNLDGQINPGNVDPIGGYDPDANKLVNPFTLPAGGSLSGINITLRNPTPKTARELYSPAIENIAKAVRSDAQLVALAAGNLGVDGKSTFWGYLFYSPTTKRNFGFGGSDVICFPIFDEGDTLDLPLPADWIDSKVAMDTAQARVGRNFLQKFPNAEIFGFAGPFEFGGDEGLAARRESALRFGLRQKFQPRESQTSLKKTARQPQQGWFIQYTDAASGRFAAILLDLRTGKTLSILRATSALPNLPVAQTAALRWTPDAKLVLVGTPPGAGFSPIDGTALAWIFVYHSTSKDSLRQFITLFGELAVQENVTDGPKMPIPAGWLDTDKTGPTAELLGGASFRQMYPNAIIEAVLGFARPGTPNRLFWFFRYRSPSQPTASIVIYVDALTGVSVNNDAAPPNEFALRPAYPNPIHRGQQAQWPFSAPAGVEARVYICNVLGQNVAQLLEGKLPAGESILRWDGRLVNGSPAASGVYFLRLEFRLANDNWRVMTQPVMLQK